In the Ipomoea triloba cultivar NCNSP0323 chromosome 6, ASM357664v1 genome, one interval contains:
- the LOC116022960 gene encoding NDR1/HIN1-like protein 6 has translation MTDRVHPSSATKPNANGGAPAPTAAAASGGGGGGNPAKPKVYNPNRIPYRAGPGANLPTRRCSCRRCFCLCCFWAVLLLCILLLLAAILGAAFYVLYRPHHPVFSVSSLKISQFNLTTAPSDGTTRLSTRLNLTLSAKNPDAKMIYTYDPISLSAFSGLILLANGTFPSFISNPDNITIIHSTLSMPTPQVLDSDSFSGLKSDLKRKTGLPVKILMDTMVLVKLEKMKSKKVGIRVTCEGIHAPIPKGRAPGLGTTSHARCTVDLRFTLWKFSSN, from the coding sequence ATGACTGACAGAGTCCACCCATCATCAGCTACTAAGCCAAATGCCAATGGCGGAGCCCCCGCCccaaccgccgccgccgctagcggcggcggcggcggcggaaatCCAGCTAAACCCAAGGTTTACAACCCGAACCGCATCCCTTACCGGGCCGGGCCGGGTGCGAACCTGCCGACCCGGCGGTGCAGCTGCCGGAGATGCTTTTGCCTCTGTTGCTTCTGGGCCGTCCTCCTCCTCTGCATCCTTCTCCTCCTCGCCGCCATCCTCGGCGCCGCCTTTTACGTGCTCTACCGCCCCCACCACCCCGTCTTCTCCGTCTCGTCCCTCAAGATTTCCCAATTCAACCTCACCACCGCCCCCTCCGACGGCACCACGCGCCTCTCCACCCGCCTCAACCTCACCCTCTCCGCCAAAAACCCCGACGCCAAAATGATCTACACTTACGACCCCATCTCCCTCTCCGCCTTCTCCGGCCTAATCCTACTCGCAAACGGAACCTTCCCGAGCTTCATCAGCAACCCCGacaacatcaccatcattcatTCCACGCTGTCAATGCCGACCCCGCAGGTGCTCGATTCGGACTCTTTTTCGGGTCTCAAGTCGGACCTCAAGAGGAAAACCGGGCTGCCCGTCAAGATCTTGATGGATACGATGGTGCTGGTGAAGCTGGAGAAGATGAAGAGCAAGAAAGTTGGGATCCGAGTCACCTGTGAAGGGATACATGCCCCGATCCCCAAGGGCAGAGCTCCAGGGCTGGGTACAACTTCTCATGCGCGCTGTACCGTTGATCTTAGATTCACTCTCTGGAAATTtagttctaattaa
- the LOC116023144 gene encoding uncharacterized protein LOC116023144, with protein METELKIKGILGSKRSLPMPICCARCKKRKRVESDRKGPKNINTIQQGVPGTIELQFVDHICGYRERFPDCCVQEEENGWSVTPDHEDDGGGNDDDPQYKIFLASTVQRGTSYTTTLEENGSPLFLHYETENVCRDEPDYVCRRRVKNIKKGHDDDDDPQYLKFLANTVQKGTSYVTKLEENGLPLFIHYEKEDGSGEERSDASRRRAKSIKKGYNDNGGGNDVDPQYMTFLANTVQRGTAYTTTLEESGSPLVLHYEKEDGCGDDPVDVCRRRVKNIEKGHNAREKAFGSVSGNYNVERANGFEMVLEKNKDVFVVVDNEMFEVPKSHYEYDIDSESHKERSTQNRRNNGSNNGRNTQNWRISEDREEEYIDEDCVVLNQNNYVVKTSSSANWHMECGRNHSEGVEAMFCKERSPDLSPGNQHVEYDLKDREEEDIDNVYLVLLQNMTCKNSVSKASCQSNQPVEYDLKHWEEDEIDYDYLALLQNMTCQKYAIKACQSNQTVEYGCNQSEDVEVIQNNYKERSLDHFISSTEYLNLDETSELLGESMQSPFRKKIINILKRPYNQSEYVELLKDVKVRKPILKNLELRDGRDMLYPTSKIGKSYLDHHKDLKKRLDEVRTNKHKRLNILRGFFFWLQNVTLVGVFKPWNDPTCLAIVPGSC; from the exons ATGGAGACTGAGCTCAAGATCAAAGGTATATTAGGGTCAAAGAGAAGTCTTCCTATGCCTATTTGTTGTGCAAGATGCAAAAAGAGGAAGCGGGTTGAATCTGATAGGAAAGGTCCTAAGAACATTAACACAATCCAGCAGGGAGTTCCTGGGACTATTGAGCTGCAATTTGTAGATCACATTTGTGGATACAGAGAAAGGTTTCCAGATTGCTGCgttcaagaagaagaaaatggctGGAGTGTTACTCCTGATCATGAAGATGATGGTGGGGGAAATGATGATGACCCACAGTATAAGATCTTCTTGGCTAGTACTGTACAACGAGGTACATCATACACTACTACACTTGAAGAGAATGGGTCACCCTTGTTCTTACATTATGAAACAGAGAATGTGTGTAGAGATGAGCCTGATTATGTGTGCAGGAGAAGAGTGAAGAACATTAAGAAAGggcatgatgatgatgatgacccaCAATATCTGAAATTCTTGGCTAATACTGTACAGAAAGGCACATCATATGTGACTAAACTTGAAGAGAATGGCTTGCCCTTGTTCATACATTACGAAAAGGAGGATGGGTCTGGTGAGGAGCGTAGCGATGCCAGCAGGAGAAGAGCGAAGAGCATTAAGAAAGGATACAATGACAATGGTGGGGGGAATGATGTTGATCCACAATATATGACCTTCTTGGCTAATACTGTACAACGAGGTACAGCATACACGACTACACTTGAAGAGAGTGGGTCGCCCTTGGTCTTACATTACGAAAAAGAGGATGGATGTGGTGATGATCCTGTTGATGTGTGCAGGAGAAGAGTGAAAAACATTGAGAAAGGGCACAATGCTAGAGAAAAGGCTTTTGGCTCTGTTTCTGGAAACTATAATGTGGAAAGAGCAAATGGTTTTGAAATGGTTCTAGAAAAGAATAAGGATGTGTTTGTAGTTGTAGACAATGAAATGTTTGAAGTACCTAAGAGCCATTATGAATATGATATTGACAGTGAATCACATAAAGAAAGGAGTACTCAAAACAGGAGAAACAATGGTTCAAATAATGGAAGGAATACTCAAAACTGGAGAATATCAGAGGACAGGGAGGAAGAATACATAGACGAAGATTGTGTGGTTCTGAATCAAAACAACTATGTTGTTAAAACTTCATCTTCAGCCAATTGGCATATGGAATGTGGTCGTAATCATTCTGAAGGTGTCGAAGCTATGTTTTGCAAGGAAAGAAGCCCTGACCTCTCTCCTGGGAATCAGCATGTGGAATATGATCTTAAGGACCGCGAGGAGGAAGACATAGACAATGTTTATTTGGTTTTACTGCAAAACATGACATGTAAAAACTCTGTTAGTAAAGCTTCATGTCAAAGCAATCAGCCTGTGGAATATGATCTTAAGCACTGGGAAGAGGATGAAATAGATTATGATTATTTGGCTTTACTGCAAAACATGACATGTCAAAAGTATGCTATTAAAGCATGTCAAAGCAATCAAACTGTGGAATATGGATGTAATCAGTCTGAAGATGTCGAAGTtattcaaaacaattacaagGAAAGAAGCCTCGACCATTTTATTTCTTCAACAGAATATCTCAAT CTAGATGAAACCTCCGAACTTCTTGGTGAAAGTATGCAATCTCCATTTAGGAAGAAGATCATCAATATTCTCAAGAGGCCATATAACCAATCAGAGTATGTAGAGCTTTTGAAAGATGTCAAAGTTCGAAAGCCAATACTAAAAAACTTGGAGTTGCGTGATGGGAGAGATATGTTATACCCTACAAGTAAAATTGGAAAGTCTTATTTAGATCACCACAAAG ATCTGAAGAAAAGACTAGATGAAGTAAGGACAAACAAACATAAAAGGTTGAACATTTTGCGTGGGTTTTTCTTTTGGCTACAG AATGTGACTCTGGTAGGAGTATTCAAGCCTTGGAATGATCCAACATGTCTGGCTATTGTGCCTGGATCTTGCTAA